The window tacatgttaaatataaaaaaaggaaagcGTGTAGAGTGTGGATGACGTAATGGTTCAGTTGTGACGTAGACAGGTACCCTTTGAAATTTTGACTATTGGTACGGTTGAGCGGAAGCAAATCAAGGTTAAGGGAAGTTGAatgtaataagaaaaaattagtaTAGGAAAGAAATTAGGAGGAAATAAATGTGGTTAATAATTGtggttattaaatattttaattatttcgatattgTGGATACATAAGTGGTCTGTGGTATGACATACTTTGTGCGTTGTGGTTAACTGAAGTTGAtaataaatctcaaaaataataattataagaaattgTCGTTTTTTTGCTTAAGGgaagtagatttttttaaataaaaaagtggaTCATCGAGTTGGGTTCGAACCAACATCTTTCTACAAACTTTGTTTGAATCAAATCATAAGATAGAAGATGTTTATACTTACCGTAACTGGGATTCGAAGTCATACTAAACGCATATTTGTAAGCATTCAAAGTGATGTTGAACGCTTTAAACCAATTATTAAGCTATCGAATATCATCGACTGGGATTCGAACTCATAGTACATGAATATTTGTAATCAAACAAAGTAATGTTGAACGCTTTAACCAATTAAGCTACCGATGACCCACGTATTTAGTTGAAGTttactatatatataaagatttttttcttatcattttttcggtacagcattattaatattgttgctgattattaattatgtatattataataaattttgtgattaaaagtataaaaatctacATGTGgtctttaaaaaaactataagatgtgatactaattattttaattagatcaaaataaaggaggaaaaacacaatttcttatcaatttttgatagaaaaatatgtttaaaataattattttaattttataaaaagcagtatgataatcatttcaaaatacatattaaaacaaaaacgttattgaaatcataataatattttttggagaaaaaaaatgGGTTTAGACGGAACATGTGGCAAGTTTAAATACAATGTATTTATAAGTTGGTTTATACCAACATGTTTGCAAGTGTTGTTTTTAACaccaaatcattttaaaaaattggtaaCGTCAAAAGAAGCGTGGGAGATATTTGAGGAATTGAATACGGTGAGAAaggatgaaattaaaaaaatggtgaTGGAACTTAAGGAACTGATGTATGAGTGTGAATATATTATGGAAGAAGAATTTCATCAACATGTAGGATGGCAGAATTTTGAACTACATTGTTTGAGGCGAGTTACTGATGGcttattccaaaattattatgatGGTGAAATATTGGAGGAAATGTCAGCGTTCCTCAACTTATGGAACACAATAGCAATACAAAGACAAAATTGAAgtatatactattattttatgtaaacatgtatataataaattatgttttatgtaataaaattatacaattaataataaatgatattgaaggaaaattttttatttatttttttttttttgattgaggattagataaaaagtataaatactgAATATTGTAAAAAGTATAAGTTATTTTCTCTTGAAACACTCTAGACTACGTGTgtaaatagatattaaaaaaaatggattgtGGTATTGAGCTAAGTGGGCAGATAGTGAAAAAAATGGGGAAAGttgtgaatatattaaaaaggacaaataatttaaaaaatttagaaaaatggcTCAAATACTGTTGTCTAAATATtcgtaatttcaaaaaatttctaaagaaaTGTGCATGTGTTGGGGCAAAAAGCCATTTGGAAGCTTGTATTTTTACAATGATAAGCTTTCGCGAacaaatcaaatcatttttacataagGGCGGTAGTTATGTCAATGGGAAAAAAGTTCGTGGAATGAAGTGGGAAGACATCGAGTCAGCATTCGAAAGCCGTTTAAGGACAAGTgtaatagtaaatttaatttacaaagaacctaaattttttttgaaggacGCTGTAATGATGTTTAGTACGcgaatcaaaaacattttaaaccgttttgaatttataaaagtgAATACATCATTATGTTGTCAGTTTGTTAAGCTTATTGATAACGAAAATGTAtcttcaatgaaattttttaatacaaagaaTGTAATAATCGATCGTCAAACAGAtctaaaaaaatggtttttggtGAATGTCAAGGAGCCACTTTTAGCAGAATTGGAAGAATTTCAAGAACGCGATAGTGGATGGGCATTAAGGGACATAGTTAATTTAagaatacatataaacaaatgtcAATTATTAAGAGGCTCATCATACATAGAATTACCAAAATGTATTAAAGCGAAACATGCCTGTGTgaatgttcaaaataatgatggaGCATGCTTTGCATGGGCAGTAACTTCAGCCCTATATCCAGTAAGAGAGCATTCAAACAGAATGAGCTCATATCCACACTATTCGAacgttttgaaattaaaaggtATTAGCTTtccaatgacaataaaacaagtccccaaatttgaaaaattaaatgggttaagtataaatgtatatattttgaaattgtgtAAAAAAGGGAAATATAGTGTTGAGCCAGTGTTTCTAACatcaaaaaaacaatcaattcaTATTAATCTGTtaatgatacaaaatatttatttagaagatCATGATgacaattttgattttgatagtATCAAGCATGATAatgatgatataaatattaaatatcatttttgttggATAAAGAATTTATCAAGACTCATATCAAGACAAATGAGTAAACATAAAGGGGCAATATATATATGTGATCGATGTCAACAATATTTTGtgtctgaaataaaattaaaaaaacatagtgAAGAATGTGGagagtataataaatgtaaagttGTTTTACCAGCtccagataaaaaaataatgaaatttaaaaactttgcaAATAAAGAGCGTACAGTCATTGCTGTTTATGTTGACTTTGAGTGTATCTTAGCGCCCATAGACAAATGTGTTGGTAAAAAAGCAAAATGCTATCAAAAACATATTGCTTACAGTGTTGGATACTATGTGTGTTgtacatataaaaatgaactaaattattataaatcatacaGAGGTGAAAATTGTGAAAGATGGCTTGCAATGGAACTGAAAACTTTAGCGGACAAAGTTaatgaaacaattgaaaatccTGTACCAATGATCAAATTAAATGCtagtgaaaaagaaaaaattaaaatggtaaCTAATTGTCATATTTGTGGGGAGCCTCTCTCTGCTACGGATCGAGTTTTAGATCATAATCATTTCACAGGCGCGTTTAGGGGAGTAGCCCATTCggattgtaatttaaattaccATGAATCCCATACTATACCAATTGTATTCCATAATCTTAGTGGATATGATGCGCATTTAATTATAGAAGAGATAGCTACAGCCTTTAAAGGTAGTATTAGTTTAATACCTCTGACAAAAGAAAACTATATTTCTTTCATAAAACAGGTGACAggtacaaaaatcaaattaaaatttatagattcaTTTCGATTTTTAAGCGCATCGTTAGAAAATTTAGCAGCACTTCTTAGCgagtataaaatattgtataaaaattgttttgatggtgataatgataaatttaaattactaacGCGAAAGGGTGTATTCCCATATGATTATATAAGCGATTTAACTAAATTAGATGAACAATCTCTACCATCAATTGATATGTTTTTTAGTACTTTAActgattcaaaaatttcaattgatgaATACAGACATGCTCAAAATGTGTGGAAAGCCTTTAATATACAAACCTTGGGTGAATATagtgatttatatttaaaaacagatGTTTTATTACTTgctgatatttttgaaaattttcgcgaTATGTGCTTGGAAAAATACCTCTTAGACCCCTGCCATTATTATACTTTACCTGGGCTAACCTGGCAggcaatgttaaaatatacgaAAGTCGAATTAGAATTACTAACTGATATTGATATGATAATGTTTGTGGAGCAAGGTACTCGGGGTGGATTAAGCCAATGCAGTAATCGATATGCTaaagcaaataataaatatatgtcaaattatgattgtaATAAAAAGAGTGAATATTTAATGTATTGGGATGTGAATGGTATGTATGCTTGGGCAATGCAACAGTGTCTCCcattaaagaattttcaatgGTGTACTGATACGGATATTGATGTAAAGTCTATACCAGATGATAATCCAGAAGGGTACATTTTTgaagttgatttaaaatatcCAGATGATATACATGATATCCATAATGATCTTCCCATGTGTCCCACTCACGAAAAGCCTCCGGGGGGGAAAAGTAAAAAGCTTATTGCAACATTGTacgataagaaaaaatatattttgcattatagaaatttaaaacagtgTTTAAAATATGGGTTGGTTTTGGAAAAAGTACAtcgtatattaaaatttgatcagtCAGCATGGCTCAAACCATATAtcgatttgaatataaaaatgagaGCTGAAGCAAAgagcaattttgaaaaaaatttgtacaagtTAATGAACAATGCTGTGTTTGGGAAAACTAtggaaaatattcgaaaaagaaGGGTAGTAAAATTACGTACACGATGGTTTGGTCGATATGGTGTAAAAGTATTGATTGCTAAGCcgaatttttataatcgtacaatatttagtgaaaatttagtagcaattgaaatgaaaaatctaTCTTTATATTTCAATAGACCGATTATTGTGGGAATGGCTACTTTAGATATTGCAAAAACCTGTTTCAATGATTTTCATTATGGTTATGTGAAACCAAAATTTGGGGATAAGGCTAAAGGATTATACACTGATACGGACTCAATAATCTATAGCATTGAGACCGATGACATATATGAGATTAAGAAAGCAGATATAGATAGATTTGATACAAGCGATTATGAACCGAATAATATTTATGGTATGCCATTAGTTAACAAAAAAGTGTCTGGATTAATGAAGGATGAATTAAATGGAAAGATTATGACTGAGTTTATTGGATTAAGAGCAAAAATGTATGCCTATAAgattgataatgataatgaaaatattgtgaaaaagataAAAGGTATTAAGAGAGATgttgtaaaaaatcaaataactttTGAAGATTATTATGAGTgtttgaataaatcaaaaattaaagttacaTCACAAAAATGTATACGttcatttaaacataaattgtatagtattgaAGAGAGTAAGGTAGCGTTAAGCGGAAATGATGATAAGAGATGTATGATTGATGGTAGTTTTGATACATATGCATGGGGTCATTATAaattaagaaactaaaaaatattattgattattaattatttatgtatatattgataataaattttttttgattttacaatgtaattttatttcttttaattaaaaattgtaagtaaagtcatttatcttcaaaaaaactTATTGTGGTTTTGTAAAAAGTCGTGTGGCGGATATACTAATCAGGTCAAAGTAGCGTTTAAGAAGTATATAAGCTTGAATTTCTTTAGCCCcatattcattttttgtagtattcaaaattaaaatttttacaaaaatggcaaaactgagtgtaagttttaaaatagttaacaAGCGAGTGACGGaggctaaaatttttaaagataatgtACCAATGGGACATtggtacattaaaaattattggcgtttaaaaatttttggtggatGGCAGAATGAGTGCACTTTGGTgcactttataaataaattggatAGTATAATGGAGTACGAAAAAACGACAACTATTTATGTGGACAAACATGATGATTACAtgttatgtaaaaaattgttgaaaagttCACATAATGTTAATGTTGAATggattctataaatattttttttgattgacCAACGACGTTTCTACACcatctatataatttttgtaattgataCATTTATCATGGACTCTGTGGTGTGGAAGCTAGTGGAATATAATTTAACAGGTTGATTCCGTATTCAGCATTGAGTGGAAAGTGGAAtggatttagaatatttatgtgGAATTGatgaatggtttttttaatataaaaaaaacaaatgtaaatatttattgtattttttatttattagtgaaaaaaaaaattaaaacatatttgtttttaatataaaaaaagtttttttatttaacaatatcgATTTTATTTACCCACGAATCAAAATCCTTAGAGTATCCTAACCATCGAACGAACGCCTTATTCTTTTGACGTTTTAGAATTTTCTCCACTAAGAAGATGTTGggatattttactttttgtagTTCGAATTCATAAAATCCACCAAGAATTTCAGCTCCATTGGTATCGTTAAGAAGGTAAGTTACAGGATTAGTGTTTcgaatttttcttatttgaaatatttcagcgGTCCATGATGGTAGGTAGCCTTTGTCAAACaatgatttatatttagaaattctAACATAAtcattgattttaaactttGGTCGATCggtgattttaatattattgtagatGGTGGAGAGAAGCATTTTTTCATTAGACGCATTAACATCACATGGCTTCATTTTTATAGTACGATGATATTTTTGATTGTAGTTAGTAATCAATGATGAGATAAGATTCACCCATTTATATGATCCATTTAAACTGAATTGTTTCCACATTTGCTCCTTTATAGTCCGATTGAACCGCTCAACAATTGCTGCTTTTATTGTGCTAAATGTTGAATAATGATTTATTCCATATTTTTCCATtaaactatgaaattttttattgaaaaattcctTACCATCATCTGTTTGGAGATTTTTCGGTATACGtccttgttgaaaaattttagtcatAGCATTACAAACCGCTTcactacttttatttttgatgggTGTGGCCCAGGCGTATTTAGAAAATGAATCAATAACCGTAAGCAAATATTTGTATCCACTATTTTCTTTAGCATATGAACCCATTTCAACTAAGTCCGCTTGCCATAAATCATCCAGACCTTTTATAATTACTCTTCTCCGTTTAAAATTCTTACGTGCAGGTTTATGGAGTTCGTTGACAACTTGTTGCTTCTTAGATATCATATTCGATGAGTTTTTCATTgtcatttaataactttatatttttattaaatttagttatatATGTAAGCCACTTTTGCTCAATAAGTTTTTCAACATCCGCTCTTagctttttcacattttcatcaTCTTTTAGCTCAATCGATCTTTTAAGAACCTCTAAGCTTTTATCAAATTGTGCAAATAAATTATGAACGCTATTATCGAAATCACCCGTTatggtttttttataatcatgtaCTTCTTTTGTCAACTCCCCCAATGAGTGTGAACTCGTATTCACTGTAGATGTTAATCCATTAAGTTTCACATACAAATTAGCTAGATTTTTAGCCATGACATCCAAATTGTCTGTTAGTgcagtaattttttcatttgttttaagtaGATATTGTTTGAGAgtttttatttcagaattaGCTCGAAGTATAGTTGATGAAGCAGCCGATCTGCTTGAACGCCCAAACTTATCAACACTCATATTGATTGTGATGGTGATGAGTGATTGGAGCttgatatttatacaataatgtCGGCTTCATATAATTCCTCGAGTATACTCAATATTTCGCTTTGCACATTTGAATGACCTGCGTGTTGGGCTGCAATAAGGACCTTAAGGCGCTGGCAAAGTTCATTTACGTCGTTCCAGTAGGTGTAATGGACATTATCAGTGAGTTGCATTAAGCCCAAGCCTTCTATTTTCCCATCATTATTATCGTCAGTAGTAGTTTTAAATCTTTTCCGACTAATTGGTGGTTTGGTAATCGCCGTTGCcggcttttttttttgattgttgaTGTTTGGAAACATTGgtttaataatatgattatacTTGTAACTTTTACTCGATTTTAATTGtagattttcatcatttttatgtCTGTGTGCATTTGTTGTTCTCAAAATAAAACCATACTTGATTAGATCTTCTTGATTGTACAAATCTTCGTCGGGTTTCTTCATAAATAGCAATTCGTATAGACCGCGAGTACCTTTGTACGATGTCTCTccaatttctaaattattattgtgtATATGTAACTCAGAATTACCAATATACCATTTACCGTCTTCCCAGCGTGGTCCAAAAGTATGATCGATAGCATTATTTGTGGTGAGCGTACGTTTTAGATATTCTCCCGCTATATCAccaaaatcttcattttttgaaaaaaaattttcaagttctaCATATCCCTGAGCTTTAGGTTGACTCATCAGCCTTCTAGCCGCTAATTGGGCTGATTCACGACGAACGGGCGTTGTTTGAAAAACTTCATCATTGTCTGAATCTAGCATTAATGGTGTTTTTACCATTTCATATGGAGGTGTTATGGTTTCTTTTTTAGGTGGTGTCTCCACattttttatatccaattttttctttttttctttaatttctgtTACAATCTCTTCCAACGGTGCGGTAATTGGTTTCAAGCTTGTTTTAACTAAAAGATCAGATTCAATTTTTCCACtcttaatttgtttatacttttcTCGAATTGATTTCGatgctttaattatattttttgtaagctgttcatccattatttttttgcgttcacacacacacacacaaatgtAATGTGGGAGGGTAGTTGACCGTTTAACGGCTGATgatgaaatgatttatttttccatGTAACACATCCGTTATAAACAGAGATCCGTTGACAACGAACGGAGGGCGTTGTTAACGGGGTGGTGTTATAAACAGACCTGTTAACAACGGGTATGATCGATGATCCGATATAAAAATAGAGCCGATGACAACTTAAATCTGTATGAAAGTATCAAATCCATTACGATAACGTCCTTTATTAATTTCACAATCCTTATCTATCACTAGAAATCCATATTTTTGTTTCCAACACTCCGCACACATACTTTTAAATGTATCAAATGACATATCAGTATTGATATGATCATTGAATATATGACGTAAATTTAAATCATCCTGTTTGAACAAGATTAAATGATTACAGTTGTCTCTGATTAAGTGTTTTGGAATTGCTGTATATGATTGGGATAAATAGAGACAATCAATATCGTTATGACGTGACATTGAAAAATACAAACGAATATTATCTTGTTTATCGCAAGCAACatcatcaaatataaatattgaattcttaCGCGCCTCTTCCGGTGGTAATACATCACAGTTATTGGAGAATTCATAATAACCTAACCCTTTTACATTTTCCAAGATCttctttaaatattgatattttggcTGATGGAGAGACTTTGAATACACAtagacattttcaaattttaaaccatttggGTGTTCTAGGAGACTTATAACAACATTTGTTTTTcctacaacaacaacaacaacaacaacatcaacaataataataataataataataaaaattgaagaaaaaaaatattattgttttttaagagTACCTGAATTTGAAGGACCACATAAAATTCCACGTATACTATTTGGTAACAATTCACCATGTTTCTTAACACgatcagtttttgtattttcgaaATCGGCGTTTCGTATCggtaaaactatattttgttttataaaacgcatttttttttttgcgatcgAACTAATTCCATCAAGGTTGTACACGTAATGGGTCAACAGCTAGATGCCGGCTTCCAGCAGCTAGATGCCGGCTTCCATCATCCGGATTCTAACGCCAGATGGCAGCAGTGCGGTGGTGGGGgggttgacattttttgttataatatatatatatatatattttatgatgcgaaaaaaaaaaatcaataaataatatgatttatcGTGATCGAAACGTTAGTCGTTATTCATCGTCGTCGAGGAGAGTTTGTGGTCGAGGGTTTGTTAATTCCATTATAAATTCCCTACCATTTGAACTACATGTACCCGGCTATCAATTTTGTGGACCTGGTACTGATTTAAAAACACGATTGGCGAGAGGTGATCAAGGAATTAACAAGTTAGATAGCGCATGTAAAAATCATGATATTGCATActcaaaatataaagatttaaataatCGTCATAGGGCCGATTTAGAATTAGCCGATAAAGCGTGGAGTCGTGTTAAATCAACGGACGCCGGATTTGGAGAACGAGCTGCTGCTTGGGCTGTAACAAACGCCATGAAAGCTAAAGTTAAATTGGGGATGGGTTATGTTGATCGGAGCCAGAAGAAGAAGAAGCAGgtgaaaaaacaaagaaaaatccCGTTTCGAGCGGCCGTGAAAAGTGCACGAGATgctttaaagaaaacaaaagccACCAACATTAATGATGCAATTAAAGTTGCTAttactgctgctaaaaaagtaattaaacgaaaaaatgtaCGAACACCACGAATCATCCCAATTCCAAAAGTTGGTGGTGCACTTCCATTCTTACTTCCCCTATTTGCTGGTCTCTCAGCTATTGGTTCACTAGCCGGCGGTACTGCGGGCGTTGCTAAAGCCATTACTGATGCTAGTAATGCTAAAAAACAGCTTGCTGAAAAACAACGTCATAACAAGACAATGGAGGAGATTGCTTTGAAGAATGGTAATGGTTTATTTTTGCGACCCTACAAGACCGGCCTTGGTTTATACATGAATCCAAAAAACTAACAATGAAGCTACTACCGAAACGTCCCCTAAATGAACTAgatctatataaatattgtaaaaatatcccATATTTTCGTGGCGTTTTCATGCGCGACAATTTACCGCAGAGGCCAAGAAAAAATGAATGCGCAATTATAAATTTAGATGATTCAGGACATGGGGGGACACACTGGTGCGCTTACAGAAAGTGCGGTGTAGTAGCGgaatattttgatagttttggAAATTTACAACCACCGTTGGAGCTTGTTAAATATTTGGGTGCTGAtactacaataaattataattatatgagATATCAAGATTTCAACACATACAATTGTGGACACCTGTGTATCCAGTTTTTATTAACAccagaaaattttctataaataactgtgattttttctaaaaattttcatttgctaTTATGCCATCATCATCGTATACACTGACTGTTTGTGGAAACAGTAGTATCATCACCGTCGATTATTTTCCACCCATTGATTTTGGCTCAAAAAACTACAAATGTGCATTATATACTTTTCAATCGTATAATTCGATCGCTAATGTCGACAGAAGCTGTAATCAAATTCATATTggtaacattttaattattatgctACCGGTTGGAGCCTACGAAATACATGATATTAATCAATATGTACAAGAGTTTCTTCAACAATACAATAAGGATCAcccgaaaaaaattacattaacaaTTCAAGCAAATAACAATACTTTACAATGTGAAGTGAGGTGTAGTGAAAAACTCTATTTCAATAGGGAGAATTCGATTGGCTCATTGTTGGGTTTCAGTCGACGTGAATTAGATGCCAATTATTTACACTCATCAGATTTACCCGTAAATATTAACAAAGTAGACGTTATCCGTATCGAGAGCAATATTACAACGGGAGcctatattaataacaaattggtGCATACATTACACGAATTCTATCCGATGGTGGAGCCAGGCTATAAAATAGTCGAAGttccaaaaaatatcatttatttgccTGTGAACGTTAAGAAGCTAACATCtctaacaattaaaattactgaTCAAAACGGTAACCTAATTGACTTTCGTGGTGAGAATATTATTGTACGTTTACATCTATGTCATGATAACGTACAACAATAGACGACAACAATACAGTATCAAGCCGTTATCATCAACACAAggacaaaagaaaaacattggAAAACTAACGGCAGAGAACAGGgactttttgaaaagtttgggacttgttttaaaaaacaatggaTAGCGCTGAAATGCTTAATATATCCGATGGTGTTCACTTTGATGaaagtattacaaaaattgagtaCCATAGCTATTCACCATTTCTATCGACGTTTGACAACAATGATGAAATAcgaatttgtattcaaaa is drawn from Chrysoperla carnea chromosome X, inChrCarn1.1, whole genome shotgun sequence and contains these coding sequences:
- the LOC123302566 gene encoding uncharacterized protein LOC123302566, which codes for MTMKNSSNMISKKQQVVNELHKPARKNFKRRRVIIKGLDDLWQADLVEMGSYAKENSGYKYLLTVIDSFSKYAWATPIKNKSSEAVCNAMTKIFQQGRIPKNLQTDDAQ